GGCGGCGCCACCGTCGGAGATGAGACAGCAGTCCTCCTTGCGGAACGGGTCCACGATCGTCGGCGACGCCAGGTACGCATCGAGGCTGAGCGGACGTCCGTGCATGACGGCGCCGGGAGTGAGGTTTGCGTGGCGCCGGCAGGCCACGGCCACCGCACCGAGGTGCTCCTGGGTAGTGCCGAACTCGTGCATGTGCCGCTGGGCGATGGTGGCGAAGTAGACCGGCTGGGGAAACCACCCGAACGGCACCTCCAGGCTCTGCTTGAAGAGCTCCTGGGCGTGGGACTCACCTGGTCCGCCGACCATCTCCGACCGGCGGGTGGCCCAGGCCACCGCGAAGGTGTTGAGAACATGACGGGCGCGGCCCTCGCGAATAGCTAGCGCGGCCTCGTGGGCCGCCGTGGCTGCCCACACCATGCCGCCGCCACGCTTCGACACCCACATGTCGTGCGAGGTCCCGAAGTGGCGGTGGAAGGCGCTCTCGTCGAGCTGGTCGCCGCCGAACGGCGAGTACATGATGCCGTCGATGTCGGATGGCAGCAGGCCGGCGTCGTCCAGGGCCCGCTCGACGGCTTGGGCCGCGATCTCGTCCGTGGTCCTACCCGATGCCCGGGTGTGGTCGGACTCGCCCACGCCGACGACGCCGATCTCGCCGCTGACGTCCTCGTAGGCGGTGGCATGGCCCCAGTCCGGGGCAGAAGGCGGCACGGTCACGCCCCGACGGGGCGGTTGCCGATGATCCCGTCGGCCCGCAGGGCCTCGATCTCGTCGTCGCCCAGGCCGAGCACGTCCTGCAGCACCTCTTCGTTGTGCTGCCCGAGCATGGGCGGTGGCGATCGCAGCCACGCCGCGTCCCTCTCGCTCAGACGAAACGGCAATCCCGGCAGAGCATGGGTGCCCACCACCGGGTGGTCGATGGTCTCGAAGAAGCCCCGCGCCCGCATCTGGGGGTTGTGGGCGATCTCCCGCGGCGCCAGCACGGGCGCCGCCGGCACGCCGTGGTCGGCGAGGAGCTCGACGAGCTGGTCCCGGTCGTGGTTGGCGCACCATCGCGCCAGCTCCCAGTCCAGCCCGTCGTGGGCGCCCCGCCGGCCGGCGGCGCTGGCCAGGGCCGGGTGGGCGGCCCACGTCGGGTCGCCCATCGCCCGACGTAGGCCCAGCCACTGCTCGTCGGTCGCTGCGGCCAGGGCCACCCACCGCTCGTCGCCGCGGCACGCGTAGACACCCTGCGGGGCGGCCACCGGGCCGCGGTTGGCGTCCCGATGCAGCACGGCTCCGTACGCCGACCGCTCGACCACCTGCTCGGCGGCGGCGTTGAGGGCGGCCTCGACCATGGTCATCTCGACCATCGTGCCCTCGCCGGTCCGGTCGCGCTCGTCCAGGGCGACCATCAGGGCCAGCACGGCGTGCATCCCGGCCATCGGGTCGCAGGTCCCTCTCGGGATGAGCGGTGGACCGTCGGCCAGTCCGGTCACCCAGGCCATGCCGCTGACCTGCTCCATGGTCTGGGCGAAGCCGGTGCGGTCCCGCCAGGGGCCGGTGAGCCCGAAGGCGGGCATTCGCACCATGATCGCTCGCGGGTTGGCCGCTGCCACTGCCGGCCAGTCCAGGCCGAACCCCTCCATGACCCGCGGCGAGAAGTTCTCCACCACGGCGTCGGCCCAGGCGACGAGGCGCTTGGCAAGGGACAGGCCGTCGGGGCGGGTCATGTCGAGGGTGACGCCGCGCTTGCCGGCGTTGGCGCCGTTGAACACGGGCGCCCAATCCCACCAGCGGTCGACCGAGGGTCGCGCTGTCGTCGTGAAGCGCATACCGTCCGGTCGCTGGATCGACTCCACCTTGATCACGTCGGCGCCGAGGGCAGCCAGCATCTGGGTGGCCGCCGGACCGGCCCAGAACGCAGTGAAGTCGAGCACGCGCACGCCCTCCAGGGGGAGGGGGTCCGGGCTGCCGTTGGGCTGGGCGTCGCCCGGCCGCGCCTCGCGGGCGCGCCCCCACCGCACCGTCCCGGTGTGCTCGCCCAGCGACGGCGCGGAGCGGAACGCGACCCGAGGGGTCTCGCCGATCCGGTAGGGAACCCTCGGCTGCACGAAATCCCCGCCCGGGTGGGCCACAAAGGTCCCCCGCTCCCGGAAGTGCTCGAAGTCGGTGACCGTCTCGCCGGAACCGATCGGCGCCACCGGGATACGCAGCAGGGTGGCCAGCTCGATGATCTCGTCGGTGGTGTGCCGTCGGGTCCAGGGGTGCACGGCATCCAGGAACTCGTGCATGCGACGGGTGCGCCCGGGCGCGGACGCCAGGTCGGCGTCGTCGAGGAGGTCGGGTCGTTCGATGAGGACGAGGAAGTCGCGGAACTGCTGACCGGTGATCGTGCAGAACCCGACGTAGCCGTCGGCCGTGGGCTCGATGGACGGGAGCTCCACGGTGCGGGCCGGACCCGACGCCGGCTTCCACCCCGTGAAGCTGGCGAACAACGGCGCATAGGTGTTCATCGACAGGCACATGCACTCGAGCAGCGACAGGTCGACGTGCTCGCCCCGCCCGCGCCGGCGGCTGCGGGCGACACCCGCAACAGCGGCGACGGCCGCGTACGCGCCACCAACCCATTCGCCCAGGCGTCCGCCGGCGTGCAGGGGAGGCCCGTCGGGGACGCCCCGGCCGCCGGTCGACCCGCACCAGGCCTGGAGCGTGAACTCGGTAGCGGGCCGCTCGGACCAGGGGCCCCGGCGGCCGAAGGGGGAGATCGACAGCACGGTGAGGCCGGGGTTCGACTCGTGCAGCGCGCCCACGTCGGTGGTCGCGGCTGACGAGCTCTCGACCGCGAGATCGGCGGCGCCAACCAGCTCGTCGACGACGGCGTCGCCGAGGGCGCCGACCACGGAGCGCTTGGACGTGTTGAGGAAGCGGAACAGCGCCCCGTCGTCGTCCCCGAGCTTGGCGCCGGACGCCGTCCACGACCGCAGGGGGTCACCCTCGTCCGTCTCGACCTTCACCACGTCGGCGCCGGCGTCGGCCAGCAGCTTGGTGCAGTAGGGTCCGGCGATCTCGGTGGACAGGTCGACGACCCGCAGGCCTCGGATCAACGTGACTAGGCGAGGCCGTAGAAGCGCTGGGCGTTCGCTCCCGCGATCTTGGCCCGATCCCCTTCGCTGATGTCACCGCGGCCGCGGAGGTGCTTGGTGCTCTCGGGCCAGTCACCATCCCAATGGGGATAGTCACTGGCGAACATCACGAAGTCGGCGCCGAGGACGTCGATCACTCCCGGGAGGATCGGCTCGTCTGGCTCGCAGGTGACGTAGACGTTGCCCGCCCGCAGGTACTCGTACGGATCACGGGTCCACCCGCCAGGGATCCAGTCCCCGCGCTTCTCGTAGTGCTCGTGCATGCGGTCCAGGAAGTAGGGCACCCATCCCACACCCGCTTCTAGGAAGGCCACCCGCAGGCCGGGGTGGCGGTCGAACACGCCCCCGCTCACGAGCGCGGTCATGGCCGTCATCTGGTCGAACGGGAAGCTGATGCAGTGGACCTGGATGTAGTTGTCGAACCGGTCGACCCCGATCTTGGGCAGGTGGATCCCCGGCGCCCCGTGGACGGCGAGGGGCATGTCGAGCTCCTCGGCCGCGGCGTAGAAGCGGTCGAGGTCGGGATGGTCGAGGTTTCGCTGTCTCAGGGCGGGCGGGATCATGGTGGCGACGAGACCCTGCTCCTTGGCGGCGCGCATCACGTCGATCGACGTCTCCGGCCACTCGATCGGGGCGACGGCAACGCCGTGCAGGCGGGTGCCGCCGTCGGCGCACCATCCCGCAAGCCACTCGTTGTAGAAGCGGGCGAAGCCGGCGGCGAAGCCCGGGTCCTCGAGGCTCGGGGCGCACAGCCCCATGCTGGGGAAGAGGACCATGGTGTCGATGCCGTCACGGTCAGCGTCGGCCAGCACACCCTCGACGGTGGTCGGGTTGATGCCGGGTGCTCGGCTCAGCCCGTGCTCCGGCGGGCATCCGGCGCCGGGGCCCTCGGGCTCGGGATAGTTGCGCCCCTCGATGATGAGCGCCGGCTTGCCGTCGGTTCGCAGAGAGAGGTGCTCGGGCCACCGCTCGAGCACTCCCCGTCCCAGCGAGGTTCCCTCGGCCACGTGGGCATCGGCATCGACGAATATCATCTGCAACTCCCGTCGCGCGGCGTCGCACGACAGTCAATCACGCGGGGCCGGGTCGGACGCCAGCGTTGGCGTCTCGGGGGCACCCTCTTCGGACGGCAGGCACATCCGGCACGGGGAGCGGCCCTTGGCACCGGCCCGCACGGAGCGCAGCTCGTCGGCCGGGCGGTCGGCGACCACCGGGCAGTCCGGCCGGTGGTAGAGGGAGCCGGTCGTGGTGGCCACGAACTCCGGCCGCGCCGAGGACAGCGGCGCCCGAGTCGGGGCTGCGCCTGCGCCCCGCGCCGGGGGGGCCGAGCCGTTGGCGAGATGGCCCTCGATCCGCACGAGCGCCTCGAGCAGCTGATTGCTCTGCTGGCGTTCGTCGGACACCAGGCGGGCGAGCCAGTAGCCGAAGTAGCAGAACCCCCCGGCGATCACCAGCACCAGACCGAAGAGGCCGCCCGAGATCATGTAGGGGATCTGCTCGAACAGCCGGCCGGTGTGGGACGCGCCGAACCATCCCAGGATTACGAGGATCCCGCCGAGCGGGACCATGACGCTGCCGGCGACGAGCAGCCAGCGCTCGGTGGCCACCAGCTTGGTTCGCCGGCGCAGGCGGGCCAGGCTGTCGGCCAGGCGGTCCTGGTTGCCGTTGACCCGATCCGACGAGCCGAGCGCGCCCGGCTCGCCGCCCGGCGCCTCGGGGCCGGGGGCCTCTAGCCCGCCGTCGTGGGCCGAGGGTGACGGAGTGGTCGTGGCCATGGCTGGCTCCTGTTAATGGTCGTGGGGGCAGCCGGTCGCGGACCGCCCGGCAAGGAGATCGTCGGCCAGCCGCCTCGCGCCCAGCGCCGCCAGCGCCGCACCGGCCACTGTCAGCACGATCCACGCGCTGCCGATGCCCCCGAAGAACGCCACCGGTGAGGTGCCGACGGTCCCGGTGGGCTGGGCTTTGCCGCTGTTGCCGGCCGGAGCGGGCGTGGCGCCAGCGAGCGAGCTGCCGGCCAGATCCGAGGAGCCCGCTCCGCCGGTGTCGCTGCTCGCCGGCGCGGCAGCGGCGGCACCAGAGCCGGTGTCGGACGCCGCGGTGCCGGTGTCGGTCGTGGCGCCGCTCTCGAAGCTCGGCGTCGCGTTGACTGCCACCCGGGCGCCGCCGAGGGTCACTGTGAAGACGTTCTGGCTGGGATTGTCGGGTGGGATCCAGGTGAACAGCAGCTCGCCCGCGGAGTAGCTCGCCGTGGCCCCACTGGTCTGGCTCTGGGGCGTGCTGACGTAGGTCTTCATGCCGAAGCCGGCGAGGGCCTGGTTGAGAATCTGGTCGGCCGCCGCGTTCACGGGCTGGCCGGCCGAGCCCGCGTGCACGCCCGTCTGGTCGAAGTAGGCCCGTTGGCCGCCGATCGTCATGTCGGCCACCGTCGTGCCGCCGCCCGTCGTCGACTTGGCGCCGTCGCTGACGGCCTGGGCCGTGCTGGTCACCGAGGCGATCTTCACCGCCCCGCCTGCCAGGGCGATGTTGTTGACGGTGCTGCTGGCGACGGCCCTGGCCTGGTTGTCGGTCAGGGTGCTGACGCTGTTCGAGCGCATGGTGCCGTAGGTGGCGCCGCCGGGCTGATCGGCCCCTTTCACCTGGGCCACACCCTCAACCCGGTTGGCGTCGGCGTGAGCCGTGAGATCGGCCGCCGGCACCTGGTT
This is a stretch of genomic DNA from Acidimicrobiales bacterium. It encodes these proteins:
- a CDS encoding thiolase family protein; amino-acid sequence: MPPSAPDWGHATAYEDVSGEIGVVGVGESDHTRASGRTTDEIAAQAVERALDDAGLLPSDIDGIMYSPFGGDQLDESAFHRHFGTSHDMWVSKRGGGMVWAATAAHEAALAIREGRARHVLNTFAVAWATRRSEMVGGPGESHAQELFKQSLEVPFGWFPQPVYFATIAQRHMHEFGTTQEHLGAVAVACRRHANLTPGAVMHGRPLSLDAYLASPTIVDPFRKEDCCLISDGGAAYIMSASDRARDLRQPMVEVAGVGLGNSDTGVHWAEQRAFTSTPQVFAAPGAFSMAGVAPDDVDVLTLYDPFTIHAIMQIEDMGFCAKGEGGPFVEGRALDNDGGVLPYNTHGGLLSHAYVLGIAHVVEVVRQLRGQAAAQVPGARVGVYGGYTGPQASTLVLRRA
- a CDS encoding CoA transferase, with amino-acid sequence MIRGLRVVDLSTEIAGPYCTKLLADAGADVVKVETDEGDPLRSWTASGAKLGDDDGALFRFLNTSKRSVVGALGDAVVDELVGAADLAVESSSAATTDVGALHESNPGLTVLSISPFGRRGPWSERPATEFTLQAWCGSTGGRGVPDGPPLHAGGRLGEWVGGAYAAVAAVAGVARSRRRGRGEHVDLSLLECMCLSMNTYAPLFASFTGWKPASGPARTVELPSIEPTADGYVGFCTITGQQFRDFLVLIERPDLLDDADLASAPGRTRRMHEFLDAVHPWTRRHTTDEIIELATLLRIPVAPIGSGETVTDFEHFRERGTFVAHPGGDFVQPRVPYRIGETPRVAFRSAPSLGEHTGTVRWGRAREARPGDAQPNGSPDPLPLEGVRVLDFTAFWAGPAATQMLAALGADVIKVESIQRPDGMRFTTTARPSVDRWWDWAPVFNGANAGKRGVTLDMTRPDGLSLAKRLVAWADAVVENFSPRVMEGFGLDWPAVAAANPRAIMVRMPAFGLTGPWRDRTGFAQTMEQVSGMAWVTGLADGPPLIPRGTCDPMAGMHAVLALMVALDERDRTGEGTMVEMTMVEAALNAAAEQVVERSAYGAVLHRDANRGPVAAPQGVYACRGDERWVALAAATDEQWLGLRRAMGDPTWAAHPALASAAGRRGAHDGLDWELARWCANHDRDQLVELLADHGVPAAPVLAPREIAHNPQMRARGFFETIDHPVVGTHALPGLPFRLSERDAAWLRSPPPMLGQHNEEVLQDVLGLGDDEIEALRADGIIGNRPVGA
- a CDS encoding amidohydrolase family protein, with protein sequence MIFVDADAHVAEGTSLGRGVLERWPEHLSLRTDGKPALIIEGRNYPEPEGPGAGCPPEHGLSRAPGINPTTVEGVLADADRDGIDTMVLFPSMGLCAPSLEDPGFAAGFARFYNEWLAGWCADGGTRLHGVAVAPIEWPETSIDVMRAAKEQGLVATMIPPALRQRNLDHPDLDRFYAAAEELDMPLAVHGAPGIHLPKIGVDRFDNYIQVHCISFPFDQMTAMTALVSGGVFDRHPGLRVAFLEAGVGWVPYFLDRMHEHYEKRGDWIPGGWTRDPYEYLRAGNVYVTCEPDEPILPGVIDVLGADFVMFASDYPHWDGDWPESTKHLRGRGDISEGDRAKIAGANAQRFYGLA
- a CDS encoding choice-of-anchor P family protein; this encodes MSGMSARAVFKRWRGRSMLAAGLVLVVTGGVGLVTTLTAHADPSGTSAFGGYSITATAPGVEITEDEPSAQAHPEAQGAVPETSSLLSSGPVGYALSSVAWPGATAANGGQLVSLLFPGPAGQVVPVPDAVTGLVKGAASLINYPIRAEARTGTQPDSSFNQVPAADLTAHADANRVEGVAQVKGADQPGGATYGTMRSNSVSTLTDNQARAVASSTVNNIALAGGAVKIASVTSTAQAVSDGAKSTTGGGTTVADMTIGGQRAYFDQTGVHAGSAGQPVNAAADQILNQALAGFGMKTYVSTPQSQTSGATASYSAGELLFTWIPPDNPSQNVFTVTLGGARVAVNATPSFESGATTDTGTAASDTGSGAAAAAPASSDTGGAGSSDLAGSSLAGATPAPAGNSGKAQPTGTVGTSPVAFFGGIGSAWIVLTVAGAALAALGARRLADDLLAGRSATGCPHDH